A region of Micromonospora chokoriensis DNA encodes the following proteins:
- a CDS encoding Hsp20/alpha crystallin family protein, whose amino-acid sequence MSEQQTGGFGRGWRGGRQQGWDPMGELQSLRAELSRLVGGRAGGSDVELTETSDGWEVVVRLPGVAPEEVAVELDDRELCVRARSEAEVNADQGIPGGFETRGFEYRVNLPARVDPDAIDAVMDHGLLRVRLPRATRPAPRTITVGRTGPRSGSTGTPMPADPAADRELHRPDTVGEIDRQ is encoded by the coding sequence ATGAGCGAGCAGCAGACCGGCGGCTTCGGCCGGGGTTGGCGAGGCGGCCGGCAGCAGGGCTGGGATCCGATGGGCGAGTTGCAGTCGCTGCGCGCCGAGCTGAGCCGCCTGGTCGGCGGCCGGGCCGGTGGATCCGACGTCGAGCTGACCGAGACCTCGGACGGCTGGGAGGTCGTCGTCCGGCTGCCCGGGGTTGCCCCGGAGGAGGTGGCGGTCGAGCTGGACGACCGCGAGCTGTGCGTGCGCGCCCGTTCCGAGGCCGAGGTCAACGCCGACCAGGGCATCCCCGGCGGTTTCGAGACCCGCGGTTTCGAATATCGCGTCAACCTGCCGGCCCGGGTCGACCCGGACGCCATCGACGCGGTCATGGACCACGGCCTGCTCCGGGTCCGGCTGCCCCGGGCGACCCGGCCCGCGCCGCGCACCATCACCGTCGGTCGCACCGGGCCGCGCTCCGGCTCCACGGGTACGCCGATGCCTGCCGATCCCGCCGCGGACCGGGAGTTGCACCGCCCGGACACCGTCGGCGAGATCGACCGGCAGTAG
- a CDS encoding DUF2231 domain-containing protein, with protein sequence MESRLKVLGHPVHPMLITFPVALLVTAVLFDVVDTVGGPDFLGEVAYWNITVGLIGGLLAAAAGSFDLLAIPTGTRAKRVGLLHAAANVAVVLLFAAVWAVRLNADSRAAGGALIAIEVVAVAILGVSAWLGGELVDRLGVGVDRDANLDAPSSLRPPAAAQRIGDG encoded by the coding sequence ATGGAGAGCCGACTGAAGGTGCTGGGGCACCCAGTCCATCCGATGCTGATCACGTTCCCGGTCGCGCTGCTGGTCACGGCCGTGCTGTTCGACGTCGTCGACACCGTCGGTGGTCCCGACTTCCTGGGCGAGGTCGCCTACTGGAACATCACTGTGGGTCTGATCGGCGGCCTGCTCGCCGCTGCGGCCGGCTCGTTCGACCTGCTGGCGATCCCGACCGGCACCCGTGCCAAGCGGGTGGGACTGCTGCACGCCGCCGCCAACGTCGCGGTGGTCCTGCTCTTCGCGGCCGTGTGGGCGGTCCGCCTCAACGCCGACTCCCGGGCCGCCGGCGGTGCGCTGATCGCCATCGAGGTGGTCGCCGTGGCGATCCTCGGCGTCAGCGCCTGGCTCGGCGGCGAACTGGTCGACCGGCTCGGTGTCGGTGTCGACCGCGACGCCAACCTGGACGCGCCCAGTTCACTACGGCCGCCCGCGGCCGCTCAGCGGATCGGAGACGGGTGA
- a CDS encoding pyridoxamine 5'-phosphate oxidase family protein has protein sequence MTVEITSHEELRDLLGTPNARAADKERQRLHERDREWLTASPFCLVATAGADGSCDVSPKGDPAGFALVLDDTTIALPERPGNKRADGYHNIIDNPHVGLLFMIPGRTDTLRINGRARLVGDAPWFDDMVVKGHRPVLAVVVEIEQIFYHCAKAFLRSSLWKPDTWQPDLLPSRARLIKEVEAPAESLEDLERHYGPEYAKKIYV, from the coding sequence GTGACGGTGGAGATCACTTCCCACGAGGAGTTGCGCGACCTGCTCGGTACGCCGAACGCACGGGCCGCCGACAAGGAACGGCAGCGCCTGCACGAACGGGACCGCGAATGGCTCACCGCCTCCCCGTTCTGCCTGGTGGCCACGGCCGGCGCGGACGGCAGCTGCGACGTCTCCCCGAAGGGCGACCCGGCGGGCTTCGCCCTGGTGCTGGACGACACGACCATCGCGCTGCCCGAACGGCCGGGCAACAAGCGGGCCGACGGCTACCACAACATCATCGACAACCCGCACGTCGGGCTGCTCTTCATGATCCCGGGGCGGACCGACACGCTGCGGATCAACGGGAGGGCCCGCCTGGTCGGCGACGCGCCGTGGTTCGACGACATGGTGGTCAAGGGGCACCGGCCGGTGCTCGCCGTGGTGGTGGAGATCGAGCAGATCTTCTACCACTGCGCGAAGGCGTTCCTGCGATCTTCGCTGTGGAAGCCGGACACCTGGCAGCCCGACCTGCTGCCGTCCCGCGCACGCCTGATCAAGGAGGTGGAGGCGCCGGCGGAGAGCCTCGAAGACCTGGAACGGCACTACGGCCCGGAGTACGCCAAGAAGATCTACGTCTGA
- a CDS encoding DUF4240 domain-containing protein has protein sequence MTATTDAPGMLPTPAHEARLWALIESAWAELGAEPAALRQALVERDPAGDDSDDDGPSYAIDDWLDRFLDRLRHLCAELTGPELTDLDRVVERKLYDIDREDIHEVTDGSDDGFLYCRGFIVALGQAYYEAVRANPAMALLDADCESMCYFFAHLHNDRFGSWPETGSGISRESFGNRAGWSA, from the coding sequence GTGACCGCGACCACCGATGCCCCTGGCATGTTGCCCACCCCCGCCCACGAAGCCCGACTGTGGGCGCTCATCGAGTCGGCCTGGGCCGAGTTGGGCGCGGAGCCTGCCGCGCTCCGGCAGGCCCTCGTCGAACGCGACCCGGCCGGCGACGACAGCGACGATGACGGCCCGTCCTACGCGATCGACGACTGGCTGGACCGGTTCCTGGACCGGCTCAGGCACCTGTGCGCCGAGCTGACCGGGCCGGAGTTGACCGACCTCGACCGGGTGGTGGAGCGCAAGCTGTACGACATCGATCGGGAGGACATCCACGAGGTGACCGACGGGTCGGACGACGGCTTCCTCTACTGCCGCGGGTTCATCGTCGCGCTCGGCCAGGCGTACTACGAGGCGGTGCGCGCCAATCCCGCCATGGCCCTGCTGGACGCCGACTGCGAGAGCATGTGTTACTTCTTCGCCCATCTGCACAACGACCGGTTCGGTTCGTGGCCAGAGACCGGCTCCGGCATCTCCCGGGAGTCGTTCGGCAACCGCGCCGGTTGGTCGGCCTGA
- a CDS encoding class I SAM-dependent DNA methyltransferase — translation MSVDDWVSDTRTSYDTVAVSYAHLLRDLLAQAPYERAALALFAELVDTAGGGPVADVGCGTGRITAHLHTLGVDAFGVDLSPGMIAVARRDHPGLRFEVGSMADLDLADGSVTGLIAWYSLIHIPDDQLGAVLAHFRRVLRPGGPLLLGFHVGDGTTRKTEGYGGHPMTVDVHRRQPDQMAARLRTSGFRVESQTTLTSPESKLGGIIFGRREP, via the coding sequence ATGAGCGTCGACGACTGGGTGTCGGACACCCGCACCTCCTACGACACTGTCGCGGTCAGTTACGCGCACCTGTTACGCGACCTCCTGGCACAGGCACCGTACGAACGGGCGGCTCTGGCGTTGTTCGCCGAACTCGTCGACACGGCCGGAGGCGGGCCGGTCGCCGACGTGGGCTGCGGAACCGGGCGCATCACCGCCCACCTGCACACGCTCGGCGTCGACGCCTTCGGCGTCGACCTCTCACCCGGGATGATCGCGGTGGCCCGCCGTGATCATCCCGGCCTGCGGTTCGAGGTCGGCTCGATGGCCGACCTCGACCTGGCCGACGGGTCGGTCACCGGCCTGATCGCCTGGTACTCACTCATCCACATCCCGGACGACCAGCTCGGCGCGGTGCTCGCGCACTTCCGCAGGGTGCTGCGTCCCGGTGGTCCGCTGCTGCTCGGCTTCCACGTGGGCGACGGGACGACCCGCAAGACGGAGGGCTACGGCGGTCACCCGATGACGGTCGACGTGCACCGTCGCCAGCCCGACCAGATGGCGGCCCGGTTGCGGACAAGCGGCTTCCGGGTCGAGTCGCAGACGACCCTCACCTCACCCGAGAGCAAACTGGGAGGGATCATCTTCGGGCGGCGCGAACCCTGA
- a CDS encoding metallophosphoesterase family protein, producing MIHGGTTLRRVSDERDHPGHPHDATERPDPVPTERAAHRPSSTDPLELGFTPRKPVPWLAPFLLISTGIRTLLAVLFGAYLDKRELQNAFDDGVFRQVGPDGGLWLDYVADLGDGFNATYSVAYLLAQPELTVDGHRLPRAQTLVMGGDQVYPSAAYASYEDRCKGPYQAALPVSPPEKPTLFAVPGNHDWYDGLTAFLRLFVRSRDRNFAGWRTGQSRSYFAVELAAGWWLLGVDDQSGSYLDDPQLAYFDEVARRLGPESKVIIAAPAPTWVKAADSPTAYDSIDYFIRTIIDPTGARVRLLISGDLHHYARYSGPDRQLITCGGGGAYLYPTHKLPEHIEVPPRDTLARRASSSQPYDLVARYPDAARSRRYGWGILPRLPFRNPGFTTLLGILHTLLMLAMAGATANWADSTGQRLFSVPLVVMVLVTVLAAILFAKPPSAGGKRHVRHGILGVSHGVAQVALAAAGTWAWLALPFYDWPWPLPAVAAAVLYGPVIGLVASQLVAAYLLVAGSFGVNVNELFAGQGIEDSKVFLRLRIDPDGTLTIFPIAVDRVSRDWQVNPDQSPTASWLTPKTTLAPRLAEPPTVLS from the coding sequence ATGATTCACGGCGGGACTACGCTGCGGCGGGTGAGCGACGAACGCGACCATCCCGGCCACCCGCACGACGCCACCGAACGCCCTGATCCGGTGCCGACCGAACGCGCCGCCCACCGGCCGAGCAGCACCGACCCGCTTGAGCTGGGCTTCACGCCCCGCAAGCCGGTGCCGTGGCTGGCACCGTTCCTGCTGATCAGCACCGGCATCCGCACGCTGCTGGCGGTGCTGTTCGGGGCGTACCTGGACAAGCGCGAGTTGCAGAACGCGTTCGACGACGGCGTCTTCCGCCAGGTGGGGCCGGACGGCGGGCTGTGGCTGGACTACGTGGCGGACCTGGGCGACGGCTTCAACGCCACCTACTCGGTGGCGTACCTGCTGGCGCAGCCCGAGCTGACGGTGGACGGGCACCGGCTGCCCCGGGCGCAGACACTGGTCATGGGTGGTGACCAGGTGTACCCGTCGGCGGCCTACGCCTCGTACGAGGACCGGTGCAAGGGGCCCTACCAGGCCGCGCTGCCGGTGTCGCCGCCGGAGAAGCCCACGCTCTTCGCGGTGCCGGGCAACCACGACTGGTACGACGGTCTGACCGCGTTCCTGCGGTTGTTCGTCCGCTCCCGGGACCGGAACTTCGCCGGGTGGCGCACCGGCCAGTCGCGGTCGTACTTCGCGGTCGAGCTGGCGGCGGGCTGGTGGCTTCTCGGTGTGGACGACCAGTCCGGCTCGTACCTGGACGACCCGCAGTTGGCCTACTTCGACGAGGTGGCCCGCCGACTCGGCCCGGAGTCGAAGGTGATCATCGCAGCGCCGGCGCCGACCTGGGTCAAGGCGGCCGACAGCCCGACGGCGTACGACTCGATCGACTACTTCATCCGGACGATCATCGATCCGACCGGGGCGCGGGTGCGGTTGCTGATCTCCGGCGACCTGCACCACTACGCCCGCTACTCCGGGCCGGACCGGCAACTGATCACGTGCGGTGGGGGCGGCGCATACCTCTACCCCACCCACAAGCTGCCCGAGCACATCGAGGTGCCACCGCGCGACACCCTGGCGCGCCGGGCCAGCTCCTCCCAGCCGTACGACCTGGTGGCCCGCTATCCGGACGCGGCCCGCTCCCGTCGCTACGGCTGGGGCATCCTCCCGCGGCTGCCGTTCCGCAATCCGGGCTTCACCACCCTGCTCGGCATCCTGCACACCCTGCTGATGCTGGCCATGGCGGGCGCGACGGCGAACTGGGCGGACAGCACGGGTCAGCGGCTGTTCAGCGTCCCACTGGTGGTGATGGTGCTCGTGACGGTGCTGGCGGCGATCCTCTTCGCCAAGCCGCCGAGCGCGGGCGGCAAGCGGCACGTACGGCACGGGATTCTCGGCGTCAGCCACGGCGTGGCGCAGGTGGCCCTCGCGGCGGCCGGCACCTGGGCGTGGTTGGCCCTGCCGTTCTACGACTGGCCGTGGCCGCTGCCGGCGGTCGCCGCGGCGGTGCTCTACGGTCCGGTGATCGGCCTGGTGGCCAGCCAGTTGGTGGCCGCGTACCTGCTGGTGGCGGGCTCGTTCGGGGTGAACGTCAACGAACTCTTCGCCGGTCAGGGCATCGAGGACTCGAAGGTGTTCCTGCGGTTGCGCATCGACCCGGACGGCACGCTGACGATCTTCCCGATCGCCGTGGACCGGGTGTCCCGGGACTGGCAGGTGAACCCGGACCAGTCCCCCACCGCAAGTTGGCTGACCCCGAAGACCACCCTGGCCCCCCGCCTGGCGGAACCCCCCACGGTCCTGTCCTGA
- a CDS encoding PSP1 domain-containing protein, with translation MGMLCAVSFNRYGRLYYLDPGELRPQVGDKVLVPTDDGPEVAECVWAAQWVTEETDGFPRLLGLAADDDLRRDEALRRRKAEAKVAAKRLIRSHGLPMKVVAVDHVLSSAEGGGERSTVYFTAPHRVDFRSLVRDLGATLHCRVELRQLSARDSARVQGGIGSCGRDLCCATFLTDFEPVTIRMAKDQDLPLNPLRISGACGRLMCCLKYEHPLYQRFQETAPAVGSRVSTPEGDGRVVGHSVPRDAVTVRLDADGSRCSCSRASVCAPRQAHDQHYKP, from the coding sequence ATGGGCATGCTCTGCGCGGTCAGCTTCAACCGGTACGGGCGCCTCTACTATCTCGATCCCGGTGAGTTGCGCCCGCAGGTCGGCGACAAGGTGCTGGTGCCCACCGACGACGGGCCCGAGGTGGCGGAGTGTGTGTGGGCCGCGCAGTGGGTGACCGAGGAGACTGACGGTTTCCCCCGGTTGCTGGGGCTGGCCGCCGACGACGACCTGCGGCGGGACGAGGCGCTGCGTCGCCGTAAGGCCGAGGCCAAGGTGGCCGCGAAGCGGCTCATCCGCTCGCACGGCCTGCCGATGAAGGTGGTGGCCGTCGACCACGTGCTCAGCTCCGCCGAGGGCGGCGGCGAGCGCAGCACCGTGTACTTCACCGCACCGCACCGGGTGGACTTCCGCTCCCTGGTCCGCGACCTGGGCGCCACCCTGCACTGCCGGGTCGAGCTGCGTCAGCTCTCCGCCCGTGACTCGGCGCGCGTGCAGGGCGGCATCGGCTCCTGCGGTCGGGACCTGTGCTGCGCCACCTTCCTGACCGACTTCGAGCCGGTGACCATCCGGATGGCGAAGGACCAGGACCTGCCGCTGAATCCGCTGCGCATCTCCGGTGCGTGCGGCCGGCTGATGTGCTGCCTGAAGTACGAACATCCGCTGTACCAGCGCTTCCAGGAGACGGCCCCGGCGGTCGGCAGCCGGGTCTCCACGCCCGAGGGCGACGGCCGGGTGGTCGGCCACAGCGTCCCCCGCGACGCGGTGACGGTCCGCCTCGACGCCGACGGCTCCCGCTGCTCCTGCTCCCGCGCCTCCGTCTGCGCCCCCCGCCAAGCCCACGACCAGCACTACAAGCCCTAA
- a CDS encoding YbaB/EbfC family nucleoid-associated protein produces the protein MPRGEIDEAWIEEAVRRYRRIESLQAEFDQAVSTVEVTVRSPDGLVEVVVTAGGRITDVRFLGPLHTRSPRDVAGSVQAAVTAAADAAEWAREKLHNETFAAYRPLAGA, from the coding sequence ATGCCGCGGGGGGAGATCGACGAAGCCTGGATCGAGGAGGCGGTGCGGCGCTACCGTCGCATCGAGTCGCTGCAGGCCGAGTTCGACCAGGCGGTGTCGACCGTCGAGGTGACCGTCCGGTCGCCGGACGGTCTGGTCGAGGTGGTGGTCACCGCCGGTGGGCGGATCACCGACGTCCGGTTCCTCGGGCCGCTGCACACCCGCAGCCCTCGGGACGTGGCCGGCTCCGTGCAGGCTGCGGTCACCGCGGCGGCGGACGCCGCCGAATGGGCCCGGGAAAAGCTGCACAACGAGACGTTCGCCGCCTACCGACCGCTCGCGGGAGCCTGA
- a CDS encoding DNA polymerase III subunit delta' produces MPDVFADLVGQDEAVTELRRAAAAAAAVLRAGAVDRAPALIPAGDADAPAGDAPPGGVDPAAGMTHAWIFTGPPGSGRSVAARAFAAALQCVHGTGCGECPGCRTTMGGTHADVRLVVPEGLSIGVNEMRALVLRAASTPSGGRWQVVVIEDADRLTEAAGNALLKAIEEPPPRTVFLLCAPSTHPDDISVTIRSRCRVVPLRQPPATAVAEVLARRDGIAPDVAQWAAAAAQGHVGRARRLARDPEARKRREAVLAVPRRLTGVGAAFDAASALIEAAEAEAAASVTEADVAERAALETALGAGGTGRGASGAIRGAAGQLKELEKRQKSRATRAQRDALDRALVDLAGFYRDALTMALRAPVAPVHTDTAALAGAGAQKWDAEGALRRLEAVLACRAAIEANVKPRIAVEAMMLALWKG; encoded by the coding sequence ATGCCGGACGTCTTCGCCGACCTGGTCGGTCAGGACGAGGCGGTGACCGAGCTGCGCCGGGCCGCCGCCGCAGCGGCCGCCGTGCTGCGCGCGGGCGCGGTCGACCGGGCACCCGCGCTGATCCCCGCCGGCGACGCCGACGCGCCCGCCGGCGATGCCCCGCCCGGCGGGGTGGACCCGGCCGCCGGGATGACGCACGCCTGGATCTTCACCGGCCCTCCCGGCTCCGGCCGCTCGGTCGCCGCCCGGGCGTTCGCCGCCGCGCTCCAGTGCGTGCACGGCACCGGCTGCGGTGAGTGCCCCGGCTGCCGCACCACGATGGGCGGCACCCACGCCGACGTCCGGCTGGTGGTGCCGGAAGGGCTGTCCATCGGCGTCAACGAGATGCGCGCGCTGGTGCTGCGGGCGGCCAGCACCCCCTCGGGCGGGCGCTGGCAGGTGGTGGTCATCGAGGACGCCGACCGGCTCACCGAGGCCGCCGGCAACGCGCTGCTCAAGGCGATCGAGGAACCTCCACCGCGTACGGTCTTCCTGCTCTGTGCCCCGTCCACCCACCCGGACGACATCTCGGTGACCATCCGCTCGCGCTGTCGGGTCGTACCTCTGCGGCAGCCGCCGGCCACCGCGGTGGCCGAGGTGCTGGCCCGTCGGGACGGCATCGCGCCCGACGTGGCGCAGTGGGCGGCGGCGGCCGCGCAGGGGCACGTGGGTCGGGCCCGTCGCCTGGCCCGCGACCCGGAGGCACGCAAGCGGCGCGAGGCGGTGCTCGCGGTGCCGCGCCGGTTGACAGGTGTCGGCGCGGCGTTCGACGCGGCGTCCGCACTGATCGAGGCGGCCGAGGCGGAGGCAGCGGCGTCGGTCACCGAGGCCGACGTGGCCGAGCGGGCGGCACTGGAGACCGCGCTCGGCGCGGGTGGCACCGGCCGGGGCGCGTCCGGCGCGATCCGGGGTGCCGCGGGTCAGCTCAAGGAGTTGGAGAAGCGGCAGAAGTCCCGGGCCACCCGGGCCCAGCGGGACGCGCTGGACCGGGCGCTCGTCGACCTGGCGGGCTTCTACCGGGACGCGCTCACGATGGCGTTGCGCGCGCCCGTCGCCCCGGTGCACACCGACACCGCCGCGTTGGCCGGTGCCGGCGCGCAGAAGTGGGACGCCGAGGGGGCGCTGCGCCGGCTGGAAGCCGTGCTCGCCTGCCGGGCGGCCATCGAGGCGAACGTGAAACCGCGGATCGCTGTCGAGGCGATGATGCTCGCCCTCTGGAAGGGCTGA
- the tmk gene encoding dTMP kinase — protein MLGAASFGDWLGLLATSVFASSQVEGSTAQGAVFGGVIAIRLLPALVLGPIAGVLADRFDRRWTMVICDLLRFVLFASIPMVALVGASGAVVVLWATVATFLIESITLIWIPAKEAAVPNLIPRARLEAANQLTLITTYGLTPVLAAAVSAGLDRSVRGVTGDNFPDWAEPAQLALWFNAFSRLATALVVAFGIKEISQGQTAEADRQEQGMLRQFKEGWQFIGQTPLVRGLVLGILGAFAGGGIVIGTAKFFASSLGAGDAAFSLLFGAIFVGLALGIGLGPMIVKEMSRRRWFGMSIVLASAAVMTLAFAIHLSMAIVGAVLVGAGAGMAFLAGTTLLGGEIKDEVRGRVFAVVQIGTRLVLILAIALSSLLAGVGGSRKLEIADLGVSISSTRLLLLAAGAAGIFAGISAFGQMDDKKGVPVLADLWGSIRGRPLMPSEPFVSTGLFVVFEGGEGAGKSTQLAALAERLRGQGRDVVVTREPGATAVGQRIRSLVLDTSGDEAPSPRAEALLYAADRAHHVATVVRPALVRGGVVISDRYVDSSLAYQGAGRTLPVDEVSWLSSWATGGLKPDLVVLLDVEPHTGLSRVVSRNAGTDRLEAESVAFHERVRYAFLDLAAADPKRYLVLDASRPADEITGQVVRRVEEMLGSPGGIVHPRPAQGPDTSVQPELSDAELVTMEHKT, from the coding sequence GTGCTCGGCGCGGCCTCCTTCGGTGACTGGCTCGGCCTGCTGGCCACCTCGGTCTTCGCCTCCTCCCAGGTCGAGGGCAGCACCGCCCAGGGTGCGGTCTTCGGTGGCGTCATCGCGATCCGTCTGCTGCCCGCGCTGGTGCTCGGGCCGATCGCCGGCGTGCTCGCCGACCGGTTCGACAGACGCTGGACGATGGTCATCTGCGACCTGCTCCGGTTCGTGCTCTTCGCCTCGATCCCGATGGTCGCGCTCGTCGGCGCCAGCGGCGCGGTGGTGGTCCTGTGGGCTACCGTCGCCACCTTCCTCATCGAGTCGATCACACTGATCTGGATCCCGGCCAAGGAGGCCGCGGTTCCCAACCTGATCCCGCGCGCCCGCCTCGAAGCGGCCAACCAGCTCACGCTCATCACCACCTACGGCCTGACCCCGGTGCTCGCCGCCGCCGTCAGCGCCGGCCTGGACCGCAGCGTCCGGGGCGTGACCGGCGACAACTTCCCGGACTGGGCCGAGCCGGCCCAGCTGGCGCTCTGGTTCAACGCCTTCTCCCGACTGGCAACCGCCCTCGTCGTCGCGTTCGGCATCAAGGAGATCAGCCAGGGGCAAACCGCCGAGGCTGACCGCCAGGAGCAGGGCATGCTGCGCCAGTTCAAGGAGGGCTGGCAGTTCATCGGACAGACCCCGCTGGTGCGCGGGCTGGTCCTCGGCATCCTGGGCGCGTTCGCCGGCGGCGGCATCGTCATCGGCACCGCGAAGTTCTTCGCCAGCTCACTCGGTGCCGGCGACGCCGCGTTCTCCCTGCTCTTCGGCGCCATCTTCGTCGGCCTCGCGCTCGGCATCGGGCTCGGGCCGATGATCGTCAAGGAGATGTCCCGGCGTCGCTGGTTCGGCATGAGCATCGTGCTGGCCAGCGCCGCCGTGATGACCCTCGCCTTCGCCATCCACCTGTCCATGGCGATCGTCGGCGCGGTGCTGGTCGGCGCCGGTGCCGGCATGGCCTTCCTGGCCGGCACCACACTGCTCGGTGGCGAGATCAAGGACGAGGTACGCGGCCGGGTCTTCGCCGTGGTGCAGATCGGCACCCGGCTGGTGCTGATCCTGGCCATCGCCCTGAGCAGCCTGCTCGCCGGTGTCGGTGGCTCCCGCAAGCTGGAGATCGCCGACCTGGGCGTGTCCATCTCCTCGACCCGGTTGCTGCTGCTCGCCGCCGGTGCGGCCGGCATCTTCGCCGGGATCAGCGCGTTCGGCCAGATGGACGACAAGAAGGGCGTCCCCGTCCTCGCCGACCTCTGGGGCTCGATCCGGGGCCGTCCGCTGATGCCGTCCGAGCCGTTCGTCTCCACCGGGCTGTTCGTGGTGTTCGAGGGCGGCGAGGGCGCCGGCAAGTCCACCCAGCTCGCCGCGCTCGCCGAGCGGCTGCGCGGCCAGGGGCGTGACGTGGTGGTCACCCGGGAACCGGGAGCGACAGCTGTCGGTCAGCGGATCCGGTCGCTGGTGCTGGACACTTCCGGCGACGAGGCCCCCTCGCCGCGGGCCGAGGCGCTGCTCTACGCCGCCGACCGCGCGCACCACGTGGCCACAGTGGTCCGGCCCGCGCTGGTCCGGGGCGGAGTGGTGATCAGCGACCGGTACGTCGACTCGTCCCTGGCATACCAGGGCGCGGGCCGGACGCTGCCCGTCGACGAGGTCTCCTGGCTCTCCTCCTGGGCCACCGGTGGGCTCAAGCCCGACCTGGTGGTGCTGCTGGACGTCGAGCCGCACACCGGCCTGTCCCGGGTCGTCTCGCGCAACGCCGGCACCGACCGGCTGGAGGCCGAGTCGGTCGCCTTCCACGAGCGGGTCCGGTACGCCTTCCTCGACCTCGCCGCCGCCGACCCGAAGCGCTACCTGGTCCTCGACGCGTCCCGACCGGCCGACGAGATCACCGGGCAGGTGGTCCGCCGGGTCGAGGAGATGCTCGGCAGCCCGGGCGGCATCGTGCACCCCCGGCCGGCGCAGGGCCCGGACACCTCGGTGCAGCCCGAGTTATCCGACGCGGAGCTGGTGACGATGGAGCACAAGACCTGA
- a CDS encoding amino acid deaminase/aldolase, with protein MAIESDKLRERLDRATAHLDPPYAVVDLTAFDANSAALAELAAGKPVRLASKSVRSRELISRALARPGWQGIMAFTVPEAIWLVRAGVSDDVLVAYPSADRAAIAELAADPTLAAAITLMIDGTGQLDLIDAVRAPGQRAELRLCLDLDASWRPIRGRVHVGVRRSPVHSARAAGALAATVAGRAGFRLVGLMSYEAQIAGLGDAPPGQTLLAGAIRLAQRGSYRELLARRGAAVATVREHADLEFVNGGGTGSVAATSADPAVTEITAGSGLYGPTLFDAYRAWRPTPAAFFACAVVRRPTPELATVLGGGWIASGPAAGSRLPRPWLPAGLKLVGTEGAGEVQTPLSGAAAATLRVGDRVWFRHAKAGELCERVNELHLVEGDTVVASVPTYRGEGQAFL; from the coding sequence GTGGCCATCGAAAGCGACAAACTTCGCGAGCGCCTGGATCGGGCGACCGCCCACCTCGACCCGCCCTACGCCGTGGTCGACCTCACCGCCTTCGACGCCAACTCGGCCGCCCTGGCCGAGTTGGCCGCCGGCAAACCCGTCCGCCTGGCCAGCAAGTCGGTGCGCAGCCGGGAGTTGATCAGTCGAGCCCTCGCCCGGCCCGGCTGGCAGGGGATCATGGCGTTCACAGTGCCCGAGGCGATCTGGCTGGTTCGTGCCGGTGTGAGCGACGACGTCCTGGTCGCGTACCCGAGCGCCGACCGGGCCGCAATCGCCGAGCTGGCCGCCGACCCGACCCTGGCCGCCGCGATCACCCTGATGATCGACGGCACCGGGCAGCTCGACCTGATCGACGCCGTCCGGGCCCCCGGGCAACGCGCCGAGCTACGTCTCTGCCTCGACCTGGACGCCTCCTGGCGGCCGATCCGGGGGCGGGTGCACGTCGGCGTGCGCCGCTCACCGGTGCACAGCGCACGGGCGGCCGGCGCGCTCGCCGCCACCGTCGCCGGCCGCGCCGGCTTCCGGCTGGTCGGGCTCATGTCGTACGAGGCGCAGATCGCCGGCCTGGGCGACGCGCCGCCGGGGCAGACGCTGCTGGCCGGTGCGATCAGGCTGGCCCAGCGCGGGTCGTACCGCGAGTTGCTGGCCCGCCGAGGTGCGGCGGTGGCCACGGTACGCGAACACGCCGACCTGGAGTTCGTCAACGGCGGCGGCACCGGCAGCGTGGCGGCGACCAGCGCCGATCCCGCGGTAACCGAGATCACCGCGGGATCGGGTCTGTACGGGCCGACGTTGTTCGACGCGTACCGCGCCTGGCGACCCACTCCGGCGGCCTTCTTCGCCTGCGCGGTGGTCCGCCGGCCGACGCCGGAGCTGGCGACGGTGCTCGGTGGCGGCTGGATCGCCTCCGGTCCGGCCGCCGGCAGCCGGCTACCTCGACCGTGGCTGCCGGCCGGGCTCAAGCTGGTCGGCACCGAGGGCGCCGGTGAGGTGCAGACCCCGCTGTCCGGCGCGGCGGCGGCCACCCTGCGCGTCGGCGACCGGGTGTGGTTCCGGCACGCCAAGGCCGGCGAGCTGTGTGAACGGGTCAACGAGCTGCACCTGGTCGAGGGGGACACGGTCGTGGCGAGCGTGCCCACCTACCGGGGGGAGGGGCAGGCGTTCCTCTGA